Proteins from one Cryptomeria japonica chromosome 4, Sugi_1.0, whole genome shotgun sequence genomic window:
- the LOC131032070 gene encoding coniferyl alcohol acyltransferase-like has product MIYSSYIRRNMIAVICIKIELRKSFEMGIPKDYNVEVVKREVVIPATVIQEHVLPFSNIDLTIPPGCFHVFFCYDKPFQTSFASVLSTQKSSLSRAFVSFPALAGRLVSHGNGDLQMVCNGKGGEFSEAYADTCIAQVEFYNPIAAIEGKLVPLLVKDSEGNSSPVFAVQVTEFSCGGIVVSCIFDHRIADSFSANLFLTCWANISRNESIGSITPSFTRSIFIPKDPSNYNSKIKNVYTKVQSFPQPNIQIPQPAITSRIYYLSAKDIEKLQQNANQNGNKYTKLEAFSAYLWKMLIQGQDIENTICCNMGITVDGRYRLTKMGMPSNYFGNVISLPFARARAEDIKKEPLSWSAKVIHDAIYSAANEEHFQSLVDFVEISKPSLVLPKICGFIDEPSIVVSSGLRFPLYKVDYGWGKPCLASYYLPFVPGYVMPTPSPYGDGSWLIYMNLLVDQLNAIESHPDFILHLISQNIYGGQKSLQFQPFKGF; this is encoded by the exons ATGATTTATTCTTCCTATATAAGAAGAAACATGATTGCAGTAATTTGCATCAAAATAGAGCTGAGAAAGTCATTTGAGATGGGCATTCCAAAGGATTATAATGTGGAGGTTGTCAAAAGAGAAGTTGTAATCCCTGCTACTGTAATCCAAGAGCATGTTCTTCCATTTAGTAATATAGATCTCACAATTCCTCCtggttgttttcatgtctttttctGTTATGACAAGCCCTTTCAAACCAGTTTTGCATCTGTTCTGTCAACTCAGAAAAGTTCTCTGTCCAGAGCTTTTGTGTCTTTCCCTGCTCTTGCTGGAAGATTGGTCAGCCATGGTAATGGGGACTTACAGATGGTCTGCAATGGAAAAGGGGGTGAATTTTCAGAAGCTTATGCTGACACTTGTATTGCCCAAGTGGAGTTTTACAATCCCATTGCAGCCATTGAAGGAAAGCTTGTTCCTCTGCTTGTAAAGGATTCTGAAGGAAATAGCTCACCAGTTTTTGCTGTTCAG GTAACAGAGTTTAGTTGTGGTGGCATAGTTGTGAGCTGTATATTTGATCACAGAATTGCAGATTCATTCTCTGCCAACTTGTTTCTCACATGTTGGGCCAATATTTCTAGAAATGAGTCAATTGGCTCCATAACTCCAAGCTTTACACGCTCTATTTTTATTCCTAAAGATCCTTCAAATTataattccaaaataaaaaatgtatataCAAAGGTCCAATCTTTCCCACAACCCAACATACAAATTCCTCAGCCTGCCATAACAAGTAGAATCTATTATCTCAGTGCCAAGGATATAGAAAAGCTCCAACAAAATGCAAACCAGAATGGAAACAAATATACCAAATTAGAGGCCTTTTCAGCTTATCTTTGGAAAATGTTAATTCAAGGCCAAGATATTGAGAACACAATATGTTGTAATATGGGCATTACTGTAGACGGGCGTTATCGTCTAACAAAAATGGGAATGCCTAGTAACTACTTTGGAAATGTTATATCATTGCCTTTTGCTAGGGCTAGAGCTGAGGATATCAAGAAGGAGCCACTTTCTTGGAGTGCAAAGGTAATTCATGATGCAATATATAGTGCAGCAAATGAGGAGCATTTTCAAAGCTTAGTGGATTTTGTTGAGATATCAAAACCATCATTAGTTCTTCCAAAGATATGTGGATTCATAGATGAACCATCCATTGTAGTGTCTTCTGGCTTACGCTTTCCATTGTATAAGGTTGATTATGGATGGGGGAAACCTTGTTTGGCAAGCTACTATTTACCTTTTGTTCCAGGTTATGTGATGCCAACCCCTAGTCCTTATGGAGATGGTAGTTGGCTCATATACATGAACCTTCTAGTGGACCAGTTAAATGCTATTGAGTCCCATCCTGATTTTATTCTACATCTAATCTCACAAAATATTTATGGTGGTCAGAAAAGCCTACAATTTCAACCATTCAAAGGATTTTAA